A window of the Bdellovibrio svalbardensis genome harbors these coding sequences:
- a CDS encoding 2Fe-2S iron-sulfur cluster-binding protein produces MGANLMQALLDAGLPVASSCSGDGVCAKCKIQVIEGMRNISPENATESFLRESKGLPGDQRISCQVQVLGDITIDTTYW; encoded by the coding sequence ATGGGGGCCAACCTGATGCAGGCCCTGCTCGACGCTGGGTTGCCGGTCGCCTCCAGCTGCAGCGGGGATGGGGTTTGCGCCAAGTGCAAAATTCAAGTCATTGAAGGGATGCGGAATATTAGCCCGGAAAATGCTACTGAGAGCTTTCTTCGTGAAAGCAAAGGCCTTCCCGGGGATCAGCGCATAAGCTGCCAAGTTCAGGTCCTTGGGGACATTACCATCGATACTACTTACTGGTAA
- a CDS encoding ABC transporter ATP-binding protein, producing MSTPLLKVENLVKSFPIHGGIFSREIASVKAVADVSFEIKKGETLGLVGESGCGKSTLGRCLTRLHDPSSGKIIYNGKDITNIKGEELREIRKKIQIIFQDPFASLNPRMTIGSVLEEPLIIHGIGETPKDRLDRVHELIDLVGLRREHLNRYPHEFSGGQRQRVGIARALAVNPELIICDEPVSALDVSIQAQVINLLMELQNKLGLTYVFIAHDLKVVEHVSTQVAVMYLGKIVEQAEAEELYRNPKHPYTKALMSAIPVPDPRRKEERIILTGDVPSPINPPSGCHFHPRCPMAIEECKTKVPTLELKSSNHTASCIRV from the coding sequence ATGAGCACTCCTCTTTTGAAGGTTGAAAATCTAGTTAAGTCTTTCCCAATTCACGGCGGAATTTTCAGTCGTGAAATCGCCAGCGTTAAAGCGGTGGCGGACGTTTCCTTTGAAATCAAAAAAGGGGAAACACTGGGTCTAGTTGGCGAATCAGGCTGTGGTAAGTCGACACTTGGTCGCTGCTTGACCCGCTTGCATGATCCTTCTTCTGGAAAAATTATTTATAATGGAAAAGATATTACGAACATCAAAGGCGAAGAGCTGCGCGAGATTCGTAAAAAAATTCAAATCATTTTCCAAGATCCGTTCGCATCTTTGAATCCACGTATGACAATCGGTTCTGTTCTTGAAGAGCCGTTGATCATCCATGGTATCGGCGAAACACCAAAAGACCGTTTGGATCGCGTGCATGAATTGATCGACCTCGTCGGTCTTCGTCGCGAACATTTGAATCGTTACCCTCATGAGTTTTCAGGTGGACAACGTCAACGTGTGGGTATCGCCCGCGCTTTGGCCGTGAACCCTGAATTGATCATCTGTGACGAGCCGGTTTCCGCTTTGGACGTTTCCATCCAGGCGCAAGTTATCAACTTGTTGATGGAACTTCAGAACAAATTGGGACTTACTTATGTTTTCATCGCCCATGACCTTAAAGTCGTAGAACACGTTTCTACACAAGTGGCAGTGATGTATTTGGGTAAAATCGTTGAGCAAGCGGAAGCCGAGGAACTTTATAGAAATCCTAAGCATCCTTACACAAAAGCATTGATGTCAGCGATTCCAGTTCCAGATCCACGCCGCAAAGAAGAACGTATCATTTTGACTGGGGACGTTCCTTCTCCAATCAATCCTCCGTCAGGCTGTCACTTCCACCCTCGTTGCCCTATGGCGATCGAAGAGTGCAAGACCAAGGTCCCGACATTGGAATTGAAGTCTTCAAATCACACGGCGTCCTGCATTCGCGTATAA
- a CDS encoding response regulator — translation MKKINTKDLVTKIEKMTKARIASQDVVSLDQFREVKKKLDPKVILVIEDDETMRHAMKRILEMEGHVIKMAADATELSTVLDDHSVDLILMDVGLPWVNGFELAQLLKEHKDLKKIPLVFVSGQASEEDMKKAFEIGADDYIKKPFDVEKLKKTVETLLKLNP, via the coding sequence ATGAAAAAGATCAATACCAAGGATTTGGTTACCAAGATTGAGAAGATGACAAAGGCCCGCATCGCAAGTCAGGATGTGGTGTCTTTAGATCAGTTCCGTGAAGTAAAGAAGAAGCTCGACCCAAAAGTGATTTTGGTTATCGAAGACGACGAAACTATGCGCCACGCGATGAAAAGAATCTTGGAAATGGAAGGGCATGTGATCAAGATGGCGGCTGATGCCACAGAGCTGTCCACAGTTCTGGATGATCACTCTGTCGATTTGATCTTGATGGATGTGGGTTTGCCTTGGGTGAATGGTTTTGAGCTCGCGCAATTGTTGAAAGAGCACAAAGACCTTAAGAAAATTCCCTTGGTCTTCGTTTCAGGACAAGCTTCTGAAGAAGACATGAAGAAAGCGTTCGAAATCGGCGCTGATGATTACATCAAAAAGCCTTTTGATGTTGAGAAGCTAAAGAAGACTGTTGAAACGCTTCTGAAGTTGAATCCCTAG
- a CDS encoding PilZ domain-containing protein — MKTQGKVWLFFDSETKAQSKPFSLVQAQAHLLTLNPSEFNKFFLWTPGWDDWICIKEFLKSEQKYFVVMQPPKPPSEDGTGATPPPHPGRSSDKGLGEETLTATHNAPSSRDPDSPYTQVVAGEAVKPQDDYGYFHQDFNGDDLDLKKIAQIKADPTTKKKITPREAPKEEERRSGSDRRKDARHNFKIEVVLVSKARSFRTYSRDISLSGTQLEDEIPKDFLNQPFDLIIVNPFERDPAKARLLFRAKIVGDMTDPRRLMFIEQDVAMTLRLDALLKAYVAYQAQIRKTAG; from the coding sequence ATGAAAACACAAGGCAAGGTCTGGCTATTTTTCGACTCAGAAACGAAAGCGCAGTCTAAACCATTTTCGTTGGTTCAGGCGCAGGCCCACCTATTGACCTTGAATCCCTCTGAATTCAATAAATTCTTTCTTTGGACTCCCGGTTGGGACGACTGGATTTGCATCAAAGAATTCCTTAAAAGTGAGCAAAAATATTTTGTAGTCATGCAGCCTCCAAAGCCACCTTCTGAAGATGGTACTGGGGCAACACCTCCTCCTCACCCTGGTCGATCTTCTGACAAGGGATTGGGTGAAGAGACCCTGACAGCTACGCACAATGCGCCTTCGTCCAGAGATCCCGACAGTCCTTACACTCAGGTGGTCGCGGGCGAAGCTGTGAAGCCGCAAGACGACTATGGATATTTTCACCAAGACTTTAACGGTGATGATCTGGATCTTAAGAAGATCGCCCAGATTAAAGCTGATCCTACGACAAAAAAGAAGATCACTCCACGCGAGGCCCCGAAAGAGGAAGAACGTCGCTCAGGATCAGATCGTCGTAAAGATGCTCGTCATAATTTTAAAATTGAAGTGGTGTTGGTTTCCAAAGCTCGTTCATTCAGAACTTACTCACGAGATATTTCTTTAAGCGGAACTCAGCTTGAAGATGAGATCCCGAAAGATTTCTTAAACCAGCCTTTCGACCTGATCATAGTAAATCCATTCGAACGAGATCCTGCAAAAGCGCGCTTGCTATTCCGAGCAAAAATCGTAGGTGACATGACAGATCCGCGCCGTTTGATGTTTATCGAGCAGGATGTTGCGATGACGTTAAGATTGGATGCCCTATTAAAAGCCTATGTCGCATATCAAGCGCAGATACGTAAAACTGCGGGCTAG
- a CDS encoding FAD-binding oxidoreductase has protein sequence MKQLTICLLLNTFLVGATAHSANRCEAIFVTDVKSQFETREVMDVSRTEKALTYISAPSSKGQILQAIAYAKEHDLKITVKGTNHSHGGHNRKSEDTHGNPRAIQLDMIGYNKILKFEPALNEVTVQSGVTWKDLSVFLNERGLAAMTEQSSNIFSIGGSVSTNVHGRDVHGPLANSIKAIQFIDANGVERKVSREIEPELFRAIIGGYGAFGVITEVTLKVEKNYLYEAHSTKDVSVSEYMEYLKNLPQKPDDIMHYARVNISGNQSFQKVSYVEWKPINEKAEPATWKGWKLDLVEKNRWASAMVMNLMRYRPTSNFGKYVKDFLDKFLGLPKTGARKTKNNILNNPVQFLFDSFYNKKESVDILQEYFLPVDKLEPFLERLKETTNKHQLDLMNVTMRYIPKIEKKNDGILSPYSDKQDLVAVVLYFNIKEAKNLRNGLQVQYDGSVWTQELIQGSQDLGGTFYWPYHRWWSVDQINHRDRENIQSFFKMKEQVDPANIFESDFIFHLKKTQN, from the coding sequence ATGAAGCAATTAACCATTTGTTTGCTATTAAATACATTTTTAGTGGGGGCTACTGCGCACTCTGCAAACAGATGTGAGGCCATCTTTGTCACTGACGTCAAGTCTCAGTTTGAGACACGTGAGGTGATGGATGTTTCGCGAACGGAAAAGGCCCTGACCTATATATCTGCGCCTTCAAGCAAAGGGCAGATTCTTCAGGCGATTGCTTACGCCAAAGAGCATGATTTGAAGATCACCGTCAAAGGGACCAATCACAGTCATGGCGGGCACAATCGCAAATCTGAAGACACACATGGAAATCCCCGAGCTATTCAGCTCGACATGATCGGTTATAATAAAATTCTTAAATTTGAACCTGCGTTGAATGAAGTGACAGTGCAATCCGGAGTCACTTGGAAAGACCTTTCAGTTTTTCTTAATGAGCGGGGTCTTGCTGCGATGACAGAGCAATCGTCGAATATTTTTAGTATCGGTGGAAGTGTATCGACAAATGTTCATGGTAGAGATGTGCATGGCCCTTTGGCGAATTCAATAAAAGCGATTCAATTTATCGATGCGAATGGAGTGGAAAGGAAAGTCAGTCGCGAAATCGAGCCTGAACTTTTTCGTGCCATTATCGGTGGTTACGGCGCATTTGGGGTGATTACCGAAGTCACTTTGAAGGTTGAGAAAAACTATCTCTATGAAGCTCATTCGACCAAAGATGTTTCCGTGAGCGAATACATGGAATATCTCAAAAATCTACCCCAGAAACCTGACGATATTATGCACTATGCGCGAGTGAATATTTCTGGGAATCAGTCCTTTCAGAAAGTCAGCTATGTGGAGTGGAAGCCAATCAATGAGAAGGCTGAACCTGCAACTTGGAAGGGGTGGAAGCTGGATTTGGTTGAAAAGAACAGATGGGCATCAGCGATGGTCATGAATCTCATGCGCTATCGCCCGACATCCAACTTTGGAAAGTATGTAAAGGACTTCCTCGACAAGTTTTTGGGGTTGCCAAAGACAGGGGCCAGAAAAACAAAAAACAATATTCTGAACAACCCCGTTCAGTTCTTGTTTGATAGTTTTTATAATAAAAAAGAATCTGTGGATATTCTACAAGAGTACTTCTTGCCCGTGGATAAGCTCGAACCATTTCTGGAGCGACTCAAAGAGACCACGAATAAACATCAGTTAGACCTGATGAATGTGACCATGAGATATATCCCTAAAATTGAAAAGAAAAATGACGGTATATTGTCGCCATACTCGGATAAGCAAGATCTGGTCGCGGTGGTTTTGTATTTCAATATCAAAGAGGCAAAGAATCTAAGAAATGGTCTTCAAGTTCAGTACGATGGCTCGGTCTGGACTCAGGAGCTTATTCAGGGATCCCAAGACCTTGGTGGCACTTTCTATTGGCCCTACCACAGATGGTGGAGTGTTGATCAAATCAATCATCGGGATAGAGAAAATATTCAATCGTTCTTTAAAATGAAAGAGCAAGTCGATCCAGCAAACATATTTGAATCAGACTTTATATTTCATCTTAAGAAAACGCAGAACTAG
- the trxB gene encoding thioredoxin-disulfide reductase, translating to MSQEVQDTKIENVIIIGSGPAGLTSAIYSARANLAPLMIEGEEAGGQLMLTTEVENFPGFEHGVTGSELIGVMRKQAERFGTRFITRNVTKVDFSQRPFKVWIGDKLHLAKTIIISTGASAKYLGLPSERTYMNRGVSACATCDGAFFRNQEIVVVGGGDTAMEEAQFLTRFASKVYLVHRRDHFRASKIMAERTMKNPKVEVIWNSEVIEVIGDGKSMTGAKIRNVVDETVKEMPVTGLFLAIGHKPNTDLFKGVLDMNETGYLVTQPNTTYTNIPGVFAAGDVQDHVYRQAITAAGTGCMAAIDAERWLEGQESH from the coding sequence ATGTCTCAAGAAGTTCAAGATACAAAAATTGAAAACGTTATTATTATCGGTTCAGGCCCAGCGGGTTTGACGTCAGCTATTTATAGCGCTCGCGCGAACTTGGCTCCATTGATGATCGAAGGCGAAGAAGCCGGCGGTCAGTTGATGCTTACAACTGAAGTTGAAAATTTCCCAGGCTTCGAACACGGTGTGACTGGTTCAGAGTTGATCGGTGTGATGAGAAAACAAGCCGAAAGATTTGGAACACGTTTCATCACTCGCAACGTCACTAAAGTTGATTTCTCTCAACGTCCATTCAAAGTCTGGATTGGTGACAAACTTCACCTTGCGAAAACTATCATTATCTCGACGGGTGCAAGTGCGAAGTACTTGGGACTTCCTTCTGAAAGAACTTACATGAACCGCGGCGTTTCCGCTTGTGCAACATGTGATGGAGCTTTCTTCCGCAATCAAGAGATCGTCGTTGTTGGCGGTGGTGATACGGCAATGGAAGAGGCTCAATTCCTGACTCGCTTTGCTTCAAAGGTTTACCTTGTTCACAGACGCGATCATTTCAGAGCTTCTAAAATCATGGCTGAAAGAACTATGAAGAATCCTAAGGTCGAAGTGATCTGGAATTCTGAAGTTATCGAAGTTATCGGTGACGGTAAGAGCATGACGGGCGCTAAAATCCGTAATGTGGTCGATGAAACGGTTAAAGAGATGCCAGTGACGGGTCTGTTCCTAGCCATCGGTCATAAGCCGAACACTGATTTGTTTAAAGGTGTTCTCGATATGAACGAGACAGGTTATCTTGTGACTCAGCCAAATACGACTTATACGAATATTCCCGGTGTGTTTGCCGCGGGAGACGTACAAGATCACGTATATCGTCAGGCAATCACTGCAGCGGGTACGGGATGTATGGCGGCAATTGATGCTGAAAGATGGCTTGAAGGTCAAGAATCACACTAA